A part of Arachis hypogaea cultivar Tifrunner chromosome 12, arahy.Tifrunner.gnm2.J5K5, whole genome shotgun sequence genomic DNA contains:
- the LOC112728300 gene encoding pentatricopeptide repeat-containing protein At1g10270 has protein sequence MPLYRLLLRSLRRLSTLQDVAICDSRPFPFTSQSRSFAFSSAEEAAAERRRRKRRLRIEPPLNAIRPPPHQSAASRDPNAPRLPDSTSALVGPRLSLHNRVQSLIRAGDLDAASAVARHSVFSVTRPTVFTCNAIIASMYRAKRYQEAIALFHFFFNQSNIVPNIVSYNNLINTHCDEGNVDVAIQIYRHVIANAPFSPSPVSYRHLTKGLIDAGRIGEAVDLLREMLTKGHGADSLVYNNLISGFLNLGNLDKANELFDELKERCLVYDGVVNATYMEWYFKQGRDKEAMESYKSLLDREFRMTPATCNVLLEVLFKYGKSTEAWALFHQMLDNHTPPNFQAVNSDTFNIMVNECFKLGKFGEALATFKKVGTRANSKPFAMDVAGYNNIIARFCENGMLSEAETLFEELCSKSLSPDVPTHRTLIEAYLKMERIDDALRVFHRMVDAGLRVVASFGNRVFDELIKNGKAIDCAQILSKMGEKDPKPDPTCYEVVIKGLCSNGLLDKSQELLNEVIRYGIGLTSPLQTYLMETFRKAGREEEILRLLNMNRFGYRPPTPPPRSSPQTAGGHSPPSGPPPQIAGHQPYGTPYGHRQMPGNYPPS, from the coding sequence ATGCCGCTTTACCGCCTCCTCCTCCGCTCCCTCCGCCGTTTGTCGACGCTCCAAGATGTTGCCATTTGTGATTCTCGCCCTTTCCCTTTCACTTCACAGAGTCGTTCATTCGCGTTCTCCTCCGCCGAAGAAGCAGCCGCAGAGCGCCGCCGCCGCAAGCGCCGCCTTCGCATCGAGCCTCCCCTGAATGCGAttcgtcctcctcctcatcaATCCGCCGCCTCCCGTGACCCCAACGCTCCACGCCTCCCGGATTCCACCTCCGCCCTCGTCGGGCCCCGCCTTAGCCTCCACAACCGCGTCCAGTCTCTAATTCGCGCCGGCGACCTTGACGCCGCCTCCGCCGTGGCCCGCCACTCCGTGTTCTCCGTCACCCGCCCCACCGTCTTCACCTGCAACGCCATCATTGCCTCCATGTACCGTGCCAAGAGGTACCAAGAAGCCATCGCTCTCTTTCACTTTTTCTTCAACCAGTCAAATATTGTTCCCAATATCGTTTCCTACAATAACCTAATCAACACCCACTGTGATGAGGGGAACGTTGACGTGGCGATCCAAATCTATCGCCATGTCATTGCCAATGCCCCTTTCAGCCCTTCCCCTGTGTCCTATCGCCATCTCACTAAGGGTCTCATCGACGCCGGCCGCATTGGCGAGGCCGTCGATCTCTTGCGTGAGATGCTGACTAAAGGCCACGGTGCCGACTCTCTGGTGTACAATAATCTGATTTCTGGTTTCCTTAACTTGGGGAATCTTGACAAGGCCAATGAACTATTTGATGAGTTGAAAGAGAGGTGTTTGGTGTATGATGGGGTTGTCAATGCTACTTACATGGAGTGGTACTTCAAGCAGGGTAGAGATAAGGAGGCAATGGAGTCTTACAAATCCTTATTGGATCGCGAGTTTAGAATGACGCCCGCTACTTGCAATGTCTTGTTGGAGGTCTTGTTCAAGTACGGCAAGAGTACGGAGGCTTGGGCTTTGTTTCATCAGATGTTGGATAATCATACTCCTCCGAACTTTCAAGCTGTGAACTCGGATACCTTCAATATAATGGTCAACGAGTGTTTTAAGCTGGGGAAGTTTGGAGAAGCACTTGCCACTTTTAAGAAGGTTGGGACCAGGGCAAATTCGAAGCCTTTTGCTATGGACGTTGCAGGATACAATAATATTATTGCTAGGTTTTGTGAGAATGGAATGCTGTCTGAAGCGGAAACACTATTTGAAGAGCTGTGCTCGAAATCTTTGAGCCCTGATGTGCCAACTCATAGGACTTTGATTGAGGCATACTTGAAGATGGAGAGGATTGATGATGCTTTGAGGGTGTTCCATAGAATGGTGGATGCCGGTCTAAGGGTGGTTGCAAGCTTTGGTAATAGGGTGTTTGATGAATTGATTAAGAATGGCAAAGCTATTGACTGTGCTCAAATTTTGAGTAAGATGGGAGAAAAAGATCCTAAACCTGATCCTACTTGCTATGAGGTTGTGATCAAGGGTCTATGCAGTAATGGTTTGCTGGATAAAAGCCAAGAGTTGCTTAATGAGGTTATAAGGTATGGCATCGGCCTTACTTCTCCTTTGCAGACATATTTGATGGAGACTTTCCGGAAGGCTGGGAGGGAGGAGGAGATTCTGAGACTGCTAAACATGAACAGATTTGGATACCgtccaccaacaccaccaccaagaTCCTCACCTCAAACGGCAGGAGGGCATAGTCCGCCTTCTGGCCCTCCACCACAAATAGCAGGACATCAACCTTATGGAACACCATACGGACATCGGCAAATGCCGGGGAATTATCCACCTTCTTAA
- the LOC112728304 gene encoding AT-hook motif nuclear-localized protein 1, which yields MEAREGISSGVTVIGAEAPSAYHVAPRSEAPNQVHVPEGGTAAVAAAAAAAAAAGVSPVSVGIDGSTVKKKRGRPRKYGPDGSVTMALSPLPLSSSGPHSNDFSSGKRGKSKGAEYKQSKKLGFDQLGEYNACADGTNFLPHIITVNAGEDITMKVISFSQQGPRAICILSASGVISNVTLRQPDSSGGTLTYEGRFDILSLSGSFMPTDNQGTRSRTGGMSVSLASPDGRVVGGGVAGLLVAASPVQVVVGSFLPSNQQDQKPKKLKPTDYSTPVVTPAVISMSSAPSHPSNTEKDDHVMGGAHHVMQNSSSNLTPSPFRRENWVNMHSMQQDSRKSATDINISLPDS from the exons ATGGAAGCTAGAGAAGGCATTAGTTCCGGGGTTACGGTGATAGGGGCAGAAGCTCCATCAGCATATCATGTGGCACCAAGGAGTGAAGCTCCAAACCAGGTTCATGTGCCTGAGGGAGGCACGGCAGCTGTGGCTGCGGCTGCGGCTGCTGCTGCCGCAGCCGGGGTTTCTCCGGTGAGTGTGGGGATAGATGGATCGACGGTTAAGAAGAAACGGGGTAGACCGAGGAAATATGGGCCGGATGGATCTGTCACTATGGCATTGTCACCATTGCCACTCTCATCTTCAGGTCCACATTCAAATGACTTTTCATCCGGTAAACGGGGGAAATCGAAGGGGGCGGAGTACAAGCAGTCGAAAAAACTTGGGTTTGATCAACTAG GTGAATATAATGCATGTGCTGATGGTACAAACTTTCTGCCACATATCATCACTGTTAATGCTGGAGAG GACATTACCATGAAGGTTATATCGTTTTCTCAGCAAGGACCGCGAGCTATATGCATCTTATCTGCTAGTGGTGTAATTTCGAATGTCACTCTTCGTCAACCTGATTCTTCTGGCGGCACTTTGACCTATGAG GGCCGTTTCGATATACTTTCTTTGTCGGGATCGTTCATGCCTACTGACAACCAAGGAACACGAAGCAGGACGGGTGGAATGAGTGTCTCGTTGGCAAGCCCTGATGGTCGTGTTGTAGGTGGTGGTGTTGCCGGACTTCTAGTAGCCGCTAGTCCGGTGCAG GTGGTGGTGGGAAGTTTCCTGCCAAGCAACCAACAAGATCAGAAACCAAAGAAGCTGAAGCCAACCGATTATTCCACGCCCGTTGTTACTCCGGCAGTCATCTCGATGTCTTCCGCACCAAGTCACCCGAGCAATACTGAGAAAGATGATCATGTGATGGGTGGTGCACACCATGTGATGCAAAACTCATCATCAAACCTTACCCCTTCTCCCTTCAGAAGAGAAAATTGGGTGAACATGCACTCCATGCAACAAGACTCAAGAAAGTCGGCTACCGACATCAACATATCTTTGCCAGATAGTtaa